Proteins from one Mesotoga infera genomic window:
- a CDS encoding aspartate-semialdehyde dehydrogenase, giving the protein MKLAVVGATGEVGRMMLKKLEEESIEPDGIDLFSSSRSAGSLMKFTGKSVEVRELREDSLRTYYDYVLFSAGASVSKVFAPIAASYGAVVIDNSSAFRQSEGIPLVVPEINGFLLKDYRGIVANPNCSTIQMVLSLYKIHRKFGLRIVVVSTYQAVSGAGNRGIVELEKQEAGSQDHAVFVRKIHRNVVPVIGDILENSFSVEEMKMVNETRKILGDSKISIWPTTVRVPVMHGHSEAIFCETEKPFDLEDLRVELRASEDVVLTDEKFTPAEIAGSDLVYVSRIRSFDSHRFLLWNVADNIRVGAATNAVRILKMHAGGV; this is encoded by the coding sequence ATGAAACTCGCAGTCGTTGGAGCCACCGGCGAAGTTGGCCGGATGATGCTTAAAAAGCTTGAAGAAGAATCGATTGAGCCTGATGGGATAGACCTTTTCTCCTCTAGCCGAAGTGCCGGGAGTCTTATGAAATTTACCGGAAAGAGTGTAGAGGTTAGAGAGCTTAGAGAGGATTCTCTACGAACGTATTACGATTATGTCCTTTTCTCAGCGGGGGCTTCCGTTTCAAAAGTTTTCGCTCCTATTGCCGCATCTTACGGAGCGGTTGTTATAGACAATTCTTCAGCCTTCAGGCAGAGTGAAGGTATCCCCCTTGTGGTTCCGGAAATCAATGGTTTTCTTTTAAAAGACTACAGAGGAATAGTAGCTAATCCTAACTGCTCGACTATACAGATGGTTTTGTCACTGTATAAAATACACAGGAAATTCGGCTTGAGAATCGTTGTTGTATCCACCTACCAGGCCGTGTCGGGTGCCGGGAACAGGGGGATTGTCGAGCTGGAGAAACAGGAAGCCGGATCACAGGATCATGCGGTATTTGTAAGAAAAATCCACAGGAACGTGGTTCCTGTTATAGGCGATATACTCGAAAACTCCTTTTCTGTTGAGGAGATGAAGATGGTCAACGAAACCAGAAAGATACTGGGCGACTCTAAAATATCCATCTGGCCGACCACAGTGAGAGTCCCGGTTATGCATGGCCATTCCGAAGCGATTTTCTGCGAAACCGAAAAACCCTTCGACCTTGAAGACCTCAGGGTAGAGCTTCGGGCGAGCGAAGATGTCGTTTTGACCGATGAAAAGTTCACACCGGCAGAGATAGCCGGATCGGATCTTGTTTATGTTTCAAGAATAAGATCATTTGACAGTCATCGTTTTCTGTTGTGGAACGTGGCCGACAACATCAGGGTGGGTGCTGCCACAAACGCCGTGAGAATTCTGAAGATGCATGCGGGAGGTGTATAG
- a CDS encoding diaminopimelate epimerase has translation MKGANYSATGNTFLVVDSREERLDDVTKHSIVIKNVGNNDGVIFVEKGFMDFYNRDGLRASFCGNGARTYAFFIHEKEGRDRISFKSMAGEIEGVVSQGIVSIRMPDPILTGSFEEEGFSGEIITVGVPHIVIEGNTEKIDWELLVPLRHLYDANVNVYSVIERGKLRIRTYERGVEAETGACGSGATSVSWIYAKRTGLRRVELKANGGWLTVAFKDGKAYLGGGVEKCSEELELLW, from the coding sequence ATGAAAGGAGCCAATTATTCGGCCACTGGTAATACCTTTCTAGTTGTCGATTCAAGAGAGGAAAGACTTGATGATGTGACCAAACACAGCATCGTGATTAAGAACGTTGGAAATAATGACGGCGTCATTTTCGTCGAAAAGGGCTTCATGGATTTCTACAACCGCGATGGTCTGAGAGCAAGCTTCTGTGGTAACGGCGCAAGGACTTACGCATTTTTCATACATGAAAAAGAGGGAAGGGATAGGATCAGTTTCAAAAGTATGGCCGGCGAGATCGAAGGAGTAGTCTCGCAAGGAATTGTTAGCATTAGAATGCCTGACCCGATCCTAACCGGAAGTTTCGAGGAGGAGGGGTTCTCAGGAGAGATAATAACCGTGGGAGTCCCCCATATAGTAATAGAAGGCAACACGGAGAAGATTGACTGGGAGCTCCTTGTACCTCTAAGACATCTCTACGATGCCAACGTGAACGTTTATTCGGTCATCGAAAGGGGAAAGTTGCGTATAAGGACATACGAACGCGGAGTAGAAGCCGAAACCGGTGCCTGTGGAAGCGGTGCCACTTCTGTGAGCTGGATATATGCGAAAAGGACAGGTCTAAGGAGAGTGGAATTGAAGGCAAACGGGGGCTGGCTTACAGTTGCTTTCAAAGATGGAAAGGCCTATCTCGGAGGAGGTGTAGAGAAATGTTCAGAGGAACTGGAACTGCTCTGGTAA